The following are encoded together in the Strongyloides ratti genome assembly S_ratti_ED321, chromosome : 2 genome:
- a CDS encoding Glucosylceramidase produces MSNKFYFLFILLVYFKFLLGDKSCSPKYFGKENDLKIVCVCNSTYCDEYDDFLPSQLISSIGIVTSTKEGKRFEKTFQLKGDNLNDSEVHAIININTTIQYQKIIGFGGAFTDSFGINMNSLSLDTQKNLMNSYFSDKGSKYTIGRVPMASTDFSERIYSYCDTENDFELKTFNLTVEDFELKIPFIKKAIELTKNNIKLFASPWSAGGWMKTNGKMKGGAPLKGKIPGPFYETWGNYFVKFLEAYLSYDIPFWGVTGQNEPTSGLDPFYGWQTMLFTPETQRDFIKLYLGPKLKNHPKFSDTKIMILDDDREVLPYWADVVLEDKDAEKYIDGIAIHWYQDEFPVNNIKTTYERHKTKFLLATEACNGWTILDRGPKPGYWIHGEAYLFSIIDDINHYVSGWTDWNLALDMTGGPTWAKNNVDSPILINKSEDTFYKNPSFYALAHISKFVKPDAVRIDSTIENKLHEFDFVAFKNPDGSKVLIILNKSEKDLNIKLNSLSSININIGVVKVEKYSFKTIVWI; encoded by the coding sequence AtgtcaaataaattttattttctattcaTTTTActagtttattttaaatttttgttaggAGATAAATCATGTTCTCCTAAATATTTTGGAAAAGAAAATGATTTGAAAATTGTTTGTGTTTGTAATAGTACTTATTGTGATGAGTATGATGATTTTTTGCCAAGTCAATTGATTTCATCTATAGGTATTGTTACATCAACTAAAGAGGGTAAAAGATTTGAAAAGACATTTCAACTTAAAGGAGATAATCTTAATGATTCAGAGGTTCATgctattataaatattaatacaacaatacaatatcaaaaaataattggtTTTGGTGGTGCTTTTACAGATTCTTTTGGTATAAATATGAATAGTCTTAGTTTGGATACTCAAAAAAACTTGATGAATAGTTATTTTTCTGACAAAGGAAGTAAATATACTATTGGTAGGGTACCAATGGCAAGTACCGACTTTTCAGAAAGAATATATTCATATTGTGATACTGAGAATgattttgaattaaaaacttttaatttaactgTAGAAgattttgaattaaaaattccatttattaaaaaagctatagaattgacaaaaaataatattaaattatttgccTCACCATGGAGTGCCGGTGGGTGGATGAAAACAAATGGTAAAATGAAAGGTGGAGCACCATTGAAAGGAAAAATTCCTGGACCTTTCTATGAAACATGGggaaattattttgtaaaatttctTGAAGCCTACCTATCTTATGATATACCATTTTGGGGTGTTACAGGACAAAATGAACCTACAAGTGGTTTAGATCCTTTTTATGGATGGCAAACAATGTTATTTACACCAGAAACTCAAAgagattttattaaattatatttaggaccaaaattaaaaaatcatcCTAAGTTTAGTGatacaaaaattatgataCTCGATGACGACAGAGAGGTTCTTCCATACTGGGCAGATGTTGTCTTAGAAGACAAGGATGCTGAAAAGTATATTGATGGTATTGCAATTCATTGGTATCAGGATGAATTTCctgttaataatataaaaacaactTATGAAAGGCATAAGACTAAATTTCTTTTAGCCACAGAAGCTTGTAATGGATGGACAATTTTAGACAGAGGCCCAAAACCTGGATACTGGATACATGGAGAAGCTTATCTTTTCAGTATCATTGATGACATCAATCATTATGTTAGTGGATGGACAGATTGGAATTTGGCATTAGACATGACTGGTGGACCAACATGGGCCAAAAATAATGTTGACTCTCCaatattaattaacaaatcagaagatacattttataaaaacccTAGTTTTTATGCATTAGCACATATTTCAAAGTTTGTTAAACCTGATGCTGTTAGAATAGATAGTACCATTGAAAATAAACTACATGAATTTGATTTTGTTGCTTTTAAAAACCCAGATGGAAGCaaagttttaattattttaaataaaagtgaaaaagatttaaatattaaacttaATAGTTTAAGTTCtattaacataaatataGGAGTTGTAAAAgtagaaaaatattcattCAAAACAATTGTTTggatttaa
- a CDS encoding Thiamine pyrophosphate enzyme, C-terminal TPP-binding domain and Thiamine pyrophosphate enzyme, central domain and Thiamine pyrophosphate enzyme, N-terminal TPP-binding domain-containing protein: protein MDGATVLCKALKEQGVEYCFGIVGFPIIEVGIACQAVGIKYIGCRNEQSAAYAAQAMGYLTEKPAVCLVVSGPGFLHTLGGLANATENCWPMICIGGSSDLDLDTRGSFQECNQIDSARIYCKYASRPTSVSVIPLHVQKAVRMAMYGRPGAVYIDIPGNLILTSIDENEIIFPVPVTLPPPKSVPPKDMLIKAYEEIKKAKKPLIIYGKGSQWTKKGPLQIMKFVEETNIPVIATPGGKGVIPDDFKNNIQAARSYALKNSDLIILIGARLNWILHFGIEPRFNKNVKIIQIDVKAEEFHQNVPTTVPLLGDIGDTIELLRHEMKGYTFVEKCEWKKILNDKCEKNKNIIKKMAEDHSVPLNYYAAYHPIQEYVKKNDVLVINEGANTMDIGRSMLPSFLPKRRLDAGSFGTMGVGLGYALAAGFYCRDYSPDTKVLVIQGDSAFGFSGMELETIKRYNLPITIIVINNGGIYRGLTKENWEEMDNDTEEDRCFSLPVLSLTPECRYDKMCEAFGGVGVLVRTVPEIKQELQKSYTLKNVTLINCIIANDSERKPQEHQWLTRSKI from the exons atggaTGGTGCTACAGTTTTATGTAAAGCATTAAAAGAACAAGGTGTTGAGTATTGTTTTGGTATTGTTGGATTTCCAATTATTGAAGTTGGAATTGCTTGTCAAGCTGTaggaataaaatatattggtTGTAGAAATGAACAATCt GCAGCATATGCAGCACAGGCTATGGGATATTTAACAGAAAAACCAGCTGTTTGTTTAGTTGTTTCTGGTCCTGGATTTCTTCATACATTAGGTGGTTTAGCTAATGCAACAGAAAATTGTTGGCCAATGATTTGTATTGGTGGATCAAGTGATCTTGATCTTGATACAAGAGGTAGTTTTCAAGAATGTAATCAAATAGATAGTGCCAgaatttattgtaaatatgCATCAAGACCAACAAGTGTTTCAGTTATTCCATTACATGTACAAAAAGCAGTTAGAATGGCTATGTATGGAAGACCAGGGGCTGTGTATATTGATATACCAggaaatttaatattaacaagtattgatgaaaatgaaataatatttcctGTACCAGTAACTTTACCACCACCAAAATCTGTACCCCCAAAAGATATGTTAATTAAAGCATATGAAGAGATaaaaaaagcaaaaaaaccattaattatttatggtAAAGGAAGTCAATGGACAAAAAAAGGTCCATtacaaataatgaaatttgtTGAAGAAACAAATATTCCTGTAATAGCAACACCAGGAGGAAAAGGTGTCATACCAgatgattttaaaaacaatattcaGGCAGCAAGATCATatgctttaaaaaattcagatttaattattttaattggaGCAAGACTTAACTGGATTCTTCATTTTGGTATAGAACCAAGATTTAATAagaatgttaaaattattcaaattgATGTCAAGGCAGAGGAATTCCATCAAAATGTTCCAACAACAGTTCCATTGTTAGGAGATATTGGTGATACAATTGAATTATTAAGACATGAAATGAAAGGGTATACTTTTGTTGAAAAATGTgaatggaaaaaaatattaaatgataagtgtgaaaaaaataaaaatataattaaaaaaatggcaGAAGATCATTCAGTTCCATTGAATTATTATGCAGCATACCATCCAATTCAAGagtatgttaaaaaaaatgatgtatTGGTAATTAATGAAGGTGCCAATACAATGGATATTGGAAGAAGTATGTTACCTTCATTTCTTCCAAAAAGAAGACTAGATGCTGGATCATTTGGAACAATGGGTGTAGGACTTGGATATGCTTTAGCAGCAGGATTTTATTGTCGTGACTATTCACCTGATACAAAAGTACTAGTAATACAAGGTGATAGTGCCTTTGGTTTTAGTGGTATGGAATTGGAAACTATTAAAag atataatcTTCCTATTACAATAATTGTAATTAATAATGGTGGAATATATCGAGGattaacaaaagaaaattgGGAAGAGATGGATAATGACACTGAAGAAGATAGATGTTTTTCATTACCAGTTTTATCTCTTACACCAGAGTGTCGTTATGATAAAATGTGTGAAGCATTTGGAGGTGTTGGAGTTCTTGTAAGAACAGTTCCTGAAATTAAACAAGAACTTCAAAAAtcatatactttaaaaaacgTAACATTAATCAACTGTATTATTGCTAATGACTCTGAAAGAAAACCACAAGAACATCAATGGTTAACAagatcaaaaatataa